Below is a genomic region from Candidatus Eremiobacteraceae bacterium.
GGTTCTGGTGCGAACCCGAGACGGCTCGAGAGTTTGTGGCCACTGTCCAGCAATTCGGGTATGACGTCGTCGACGCGGTCGTCGCTGAGCCGGGCGGCCGGACCCGAAACGCTCAGGCTGGCCACGACTTGGCCCGACGCGTCGCGCACGGGCACGGCGATGCAGCGCACGCCCTCTTCGTGCTCTTCGTCGTCGCGGGCGTAGCCGAGGTCCCGCACGCGGTCGAGATCGCGGAACAGCGAATCCGGATCGGTGACCGTTTTCGGCGTGCGCGCAGCCATGCCGTAGCGGCGCAAAATGCCTTCCACCACCTCGCGCGGCAAGAAGGCGAGCAACGCTTTGCCGCTGCCGGTAGAATGCGCCGGAAGCCGGTTGCCTATCTGCGTGAACATGCGCAGGATGCGCGCAGACTGGGCCTGGTCGATGTAGACGACCTCGCCGTCGTCGAGCACGGCGAGATTCGCGCTCTCGCCGCTCCGCTGCATGAGCTTCTGGAGAAACGGCCGCGCTTCCAGCCGCAGGCTGAAACGCTGACGCATGTCGTTGCCCATCTGAAGCGCGCGAAAGCCAAGCGCATACTTGCGATTTTGCTGATTCTGCTTGACGTACCCTCGACTGATGAGCGTGCCGAGCAGCCGATGCACGGTGGCCAACGGCAACGTGACGACGTGGCTTATCTCGACCAATCCGACTTCGGAGCCAAATTCAACAAGCGCCTCGAGGATATCGAGCGTTCGTTCGACCGATTGGACGCCGGTCCGCTCGCGCCGCACGGTTTCGCCCGTCTCGTCTTGATTCGACTTGCGCATTTTCTACGCCCATTCGAAAAGCCGCTACCGCATCTTTTATGATGTGGAAAAATCCTAGCACTATTCTAGAAACGATGTCAAGGGTCGCCTGCACCACGAGCGTGCTCGGCGGCGTATTCCACCCGGTAATCGAGGGGCGGATGGTCGTAGAAGTACCACACGGCGAGGTCCGGCGGGTGCAGGCTCGAGAGATCCTCCGACCCGAGCCGGGCGAACGCACGAACGCCTGCGCCGCCGAGCGCGGTCTGGTCGGCGGCGAACACATCCGCGGCG
It encodes:
- a CDS encoding IclR family transcriptional regulator, with amino-acid sequence MRKSNQDETGETVRRERTGVQSVERTLDILEALVEFGSEVGLVEISHVVTLPLATVHRLLGTLISRGYVKQNQQNRKYALGFRALQMGNDMRQRFSLRLEARPFLQKLMQRSGESANLAVLDDGEVVYIDQAQSARILRMFTQIGNRLPAHSTGSGKALLAFLPREVVEGILRRYGMAARTPKTVTDPDSLFRDLDRVRDLGYARDDEEHEEGVRCIAVPVRDASGQVVASLSVSGPAARLSDDRVDDVIPELLDSGHKLSSRLGFAPEPAHAR